A region of Paraburkholderia largidicola DNA encodes the following proteins:
- the holA gene encoding DNA polymerase III subunit delta codes for MQLRLDALEAHLAKGPAALYVVYGDEHLLAQEACDRIRAAARASGFTDRTVFTVERGFDWSSLLGASQSMSLFGDRQLVELRIPTGKPGKEGADALKTLAASANPDVLTLVTLPRLDAATQKSAWFTALADAGVALKIDPVERAQLPGWVGQRLAQQGQRVAPGEEGKRALQFIAERVEGNLLAAHQEIQKLGLLYPSGALSFEQVHDAVLNVARYDVFKLNEAMLAGDVGRLSRMIDGLKGEGEAAVLVLWAVVEEIRTLLRIKRGVEAGKPLPMLLRENRVWGPRERLVGPALSRVTEASLEKALALAAKLDRQVKGLSGGTPGDHRNDPPPDPWAGLFELAMAVAGASASEARAVPNRPAPARPAPMRRPS; via the coding sequence ATGCAACTGCGTCTTGACGCGCTCGAAGCGCATCTCGCGAAAGGTCCCGCCGCTCTGTACGTCGTGTACGGCGACGAGCATCTGCTCGCGCAGGAAGCGTGCGACCGCATCCGCGCGGCGGCGCGGGCGAGCGGCTTCACCGACCGCACGGTGTTCACGGTCGAGCGCGGCTTCGACTGGAGTTCGCTGCTTGGCGCGAGCCAGTCGATGTCGCTGTTCGGCGACCGGCAACTGGTCGAATTGCGCATCCCGACGGGCAAGCCCGGCAAGGAAGGCGCGGATGCGCTGAAGACGTTGGCCGCATCGGCGAATCCCGATGTGCTGACGCTCGTTACGTTGCCGCGCCTCGACGCGGCAACGCAAAAGTCCGCGTGGTTCACCGCGCTGGCCGATGCGGGCGTCGCGCTGAAGATCGATCCCGTCGAGCGCGCGCAGTTGCCTGGCTGGGTCGGCCAGCGTCTCGCGCAGCAAGGTCAGCGCGTCGCGCCGGGCGAAGAGGGCAAGCGCGCGCTGCAGTTCATCGCCGAGCGCGTCGAAGGCAATCTGCTCGCTGCGCATCAGGAAATCCAGAAGCTCGGGCTGCTGTATCCGTCCGGCGCGCTGTCGTTCGAACAGGTTCATGACGCCGTGCTCAACGTCGCGCGCTACGACGTGTTCAAGCTCAATGAAGCGATGCTCGCGGGCGATGTCGGCCGTTTGTCGCGGATGATCGACGGGCTGAAGGGCGAAGGCGAAGCCGCTGTGCTCGTGCTGTGGGCCGTCGTCGAAGAAATTCGGACGCTGCTGCGTATCAAGCGCGGTGTCGAGGCGGGCAAGCCGCTGCCGATGCTGCTGCGCGAAAACCGCGTGTGGGGGCCGCGCGAGCGGCTCGTCGGGCCGGCGCTGTCGCGTGTGACAGAGGCGTCGCTGGAAAAGGCGCTGGCGTTGGCGGCGAAGCTCGATCGGCAGGTGAAGGGGTTGTCGGGCGGCACACCGGGCGATCATCGCAACGACCCACCGCCGGATCCGTGGGCGGGGCTTTTCGAACTCGCGATGGCCGTCGCTGGCGCATCCGCTTCCGAGGCGCGTGCCGTGCCCAATCGCCCAGCTCCAGCGCGACCGGCGCCAATGCGCCGACCGTCGTAG
- the lptE gene encoding LPS assembly lipoprotein LptE yields MTRRSFLTLACSAALLSACGFQLRGQQDYAFKRLAITGATAPVSARLTRMVQGGSDTVIVNSPANADAILSISEGRGNSVLTLNSLGVVEEYALDYWLNYTVRGADGTLLIPPSAIHLNRAMTYSDQFSQAKASEADILYADMQNDAVDQLMRRLAVVRSLHPAPGQEVPGVNPRAPLPPPPL; encoded by the coding sequence GTGACTCGCAGATCGTTTTTGACTCTGGCGTGCAGCGCGGCGCTACTGTCCGCGTGCGGCTTCCAGCTGCGCGGCCAGCAGGACTACGCGTTCAAGCGGCTCGCCATCACGGGCGCGACGGCGCCCGTTTCAGCGCGCCTCACGCGCATGGTGCAGGGCGGCAGCGACACCGTGATCGTGAATTCGCCCGCCAACGCCGACGCCATCCTGTCGATTTCCGAAGGACGCGGCAACAGCGTGCTGACGCTGAACTCGCTGGGCGTCGTCGAGGAATACGCGCTCGACTACTGGCTGAACTACACGGTGCGCGGCGCGGACGGCACGCTACTGATTCCGCCTAGCGCGATCCATCTGAATCGCGCGATGACGTATAGCGACCAGTTCTCGCAAGCGAAGGCTTCGGAAGCGGACATCCTGTACGCGGACATGCAGAACGACGCCGTCGATCAGCTGATGCGCCGTCTTGCCGTCGTGCGTTCGCTGCATCCGGCGCCGGGCCAGGAAGTGCCGGGCGTCAATCCGCGCGCGCCGCTGCCGCCTCCGCCGCTTTGA
- the leuS gene encoding leucine--tRNA ligase translates to MHEKYVPSDVESAAQGQWRATDAYKTTEKADKPKFYCVSMLPYPSGKLHMGHVRNYTINDVMYRYLRMNGYNTLMPMGWDAFGMPAENAAMANNVPPAKWTYDNIAYMKKQMQSMGLAIDWSREVATCSPDYYKWNQWIFLKMLEKGIAYKKTGTVNWDPVDQTVLANEQVIDGRGWRSGALVEKREIPMYYMRITQYADELLNDLEGLGWPERVKIMQQNWIGKSFGVNFGFPYELDGEQKLLRVFTTRADTIMGVTFCAVAAEHPLATHLAQGRPELQAFIDECKHGGVAEADMATMEKKGMATGFFVTHPLTQEKVEVWIGNYVLMSYGEGAVMGVPAHDERDFAFVKKYGIPVKQVVAVEGQPFSTDAWHESYGDKENGVLVNSGKYDGLKYGEAVDAIAADLKALGLGDKQVTWRLRDWGISRQRYWGTPIPIIHCPSCGDVPVPEKDLPVVLPEDLVPDGTGNPLAKSEAFLNCTCPTCGAAAKRETDTMDTFVDSSWYFYRYAAPDAKTMVDERTDYWMPMDQYIGGIEHAILHLLYSRFWAKVCRDLGIVKFGEPAKNLLTQGMVLNETYYRENDAGKKTWYNPADVTVTHDDKGRPVGATLNADGQPVVLGGVEKMSKSKNNGVDPQVLIDQYGADTARLFTMFAAPPEQQLEWSGAGVEGASRFLRRVWSFGQANEAALSQRGAFDAAKLTDTEKTLRREIYSVLKQADFDYQRLQYNTVVSAAMKMLNAVEGAKGAGAAVLRETYGVLLRVLYPVVPHVTFQLWQELGYEAEFGTLLDAPWPKVDEKALEQSEIELVLQVNGKVRGAVTVAKDASREAIEAVALAHEMFAKFSEGKPAKKVIVVPGRLVNIVV, encoded by the coding sequence ATGCACGAAAAATACGTTCCCTCCGACGTCGAATCCGCCGCGCAAGGACAATGGCGCGCCACCGACGCGTACAAAACGACGGAAAAGGCCGACAAGCCGAAGTTCTATTGCGTTTCGATGCTGCCGTATCCGTCGGGCAAGCTGCACATGGGGCACGTACGCAACTACACGATCAACGACGTGATGTACCGCTATCTGCGGATGAACGGCTACAACACGCTGATGCCGATGGGCTGGGACGCGTTCGGCATGCCCGCCGAAAACGCCGCGATGGCCAACAACGTGCCGCCCGCAAAGTGGACGTACGACAACATCGCGTACATGAAGAAGCAGATGCAGTCGATGGGTCTTGCCATCGACTGGTCGCGCGAAGTCGCCACCTGCAGCCCGGACTACTACAAGTGGAACCAGTGGATCTTCCTGAAGATGCTCGAAAAGGGCATCGCGTACAAGAAGACGGGCACCGTGAACTGGGACCCCGTCGATCAGACCGTGCTCGCCAACGAGCAGGTGATCGACGGCCGAGGCTGGCGTTCGGGCGCGCTCGTCGAGAAGCGCGAAATCCCGATGTACTACATGCGCATCACGCAGTACGCGGATGAGCTGCTGAACGATCTCGAAGGCCTCGGCTGGCCCGAGCGCGTGAAGATCATGCAGCAGAACTGGATCGGCAAGAGCTTCGGCGTGAACTTCGGCTTCCCGTACGAACTGGACGGCGAGCAGAAGCTGCTGCGCGTGTTCACGACGCGCGCCGACACGATCATGGGCGTCACCTTCTGCGCGGTCGCGGCCGAGCATCCGCTGGCCACGCATCTCGCACAGGGACGGCCGGAGCTGCAGGCGTTCATCGACGAATGCAAGCACGGCGGCGTCGCCGAAGCCGACATGGCGACGATGGAAAAGAAGGGCATGGCCACGGGCTTTTTCGTCACGCATCCGCTGACGCAGGAAAAGGTCGAGGTGTGGATCGGCAACTACGTGCTGATGAGCTACGGCGAAGGCGCCGTGATGGGCGTGCCCGCGCACGACGAGCGTGACTTCGCGTTCGTCAAGAAGTACGGCATTCCCGTCAAGCAGGTGGTCGCGGTCGAAGGCCAGCCGTTCTCGACGGACGCCTGGCACGAGTCGTACGGCGACAAGGAAAACGGCGTCCTGGTCAACAGCGGCAAGTACGACGGCCTCAAGTACGGCGAAGCCGTCGACGCAATCGCGGCTGATCTGAAAGCGCTGGGCCTCGGCGACAAGCAGGTCACGTGGCGTCTGCGCGACTGGGGCATCTCGCGCCAGCGCTACTGGGGTACGCCGATCCCGATCATCCATTGCCCGTCGTGCGGCGATGTGCCGGTGCCCGAGAAGGATCTGCCCGTCGTGCTGCCGGAAGATCTCGTACCGGACGGCACGGGCAATCCGCTCGCGAAGTCGGAAGCGTTCCTGAACTGCACGTGTCCGACCTGCGGCGCGGCCGCGAAGCGCGAGACCGACACGATGGACACGTTCGTCGATTCGTCCTGGTACTTCTATCGCTACGCTGCACCCGACGCGAAGACGATGGTCGACGAGCGGACCGACTACTGGATGCCGATGGATCAGTACATCGGCGGCATCGAGCACGCCATTCTTCACCTGTTGTACTCGCGCTTCTGGGCGAAGGTCTGCCGCGATCTGGGCATCGTGAAGTTCGGCGAGCCGGCGAAGAACCTGCTCACGCAGGGCATGGTGCTCAACGAAACGTACTACCGCGAAAACGACGCCGGCAAGAAGACCTGGTACAACCCGGCCGACGTCACCGTCACGCACGACGACAAGGGCCGCCCGGTCGGCGCGACGCTCAATGCCGACGGCCAGCCCGTCGTGCTGGGCGGCGTCGAGAAGATGTCAAAGTCGAAGAACAACGGCGTCGATCCGCAAGTGCTGATCGATCAGTACGGCGCGGATACCGCGCGTCTGTTCACGATGTTCGCAGCGCCGCCCGAGCAACAGCTCGAATGGTCGGGCGCGGGCGTCGAAGGCGCGAGCCGCTTCCTGCGCCGCGTGTGGTCGTTCGGTCAGGCGAATGAAGCGGCGCTCTCGCAGCGCGGCGCTTTCGACGCCGCGAAGCTCACCGATACCGAGAAGACGCTGCGCCGTGAAATCTACAGCGTGCTGAAGCAGGCGGACTTCGACTATCAGCGTCTGCAGTACAACACGGTCGTGTCGGCGGCGATGAAGATGCTCAACGCGGTCGAAGGTGCGAAGGGCGCGGGCGCTGCCGTGCTGCGCGAAACCTACGGCGTGCTGCTGCGCGTGCTGTACCCGGTCGTGCCGCACGTCACGTTCCAGTTGTGGCAGGAACTCGGCTACGAAGCCGAGTTCGGCACGCTGCTCGACGCGCCGTGGCCGAAGGTCGACGAAAAGGCGCTGGAGCAGAGCGAGATCGAACTCGTGCTGCAGGTGAACGGTAAGGTGCGCGGCGCCGTGACGGTCGCGAAGGACGCATCGCGCGAAGCGATCGAAGCCGTCGCGCTCGCGCACGAAATGTTCGCGAAGTTCAGCGAGGGCAAGCCGGCGAAGAAGGTGATCGTCGTGCCGGGCCGCCTCGTGAACATCGTCGTCTGA
- a CDS encoding ExbD/TolR family protein, whose product MAFGGLDRHKTAAPMADINMTPLIDVMLVLLVIFIITAPLFTHAIRLDLPRVAAAEARETPQTITLSIDAAGKLYWNDKPITLDQMRAQFNDAGKQKDQPEIHLRAERSTRYEVIAQVMGAAQQAGLERIGFVTEPPGDAKPGQPAPAVGASSAQ is encoded by the coding sequence ATGGCATTCGGCGGACTCGACAGGCACAAGACGGCCGCGCCGATGGCGGACATCAACATGACGCCGCTGATCGACGTGATGCTGGTGCTGCTCGTCATCTTCATCATCACGGCACCGCTGTTCACGCACGCGATCCGGCTGGATCTGCCGCGCGTCGCGGCCGCCGAGGCGCGCGAGACGCCGCAGACGATCACGCTGTCGATCGACGCCGCGGGCAAGCTCTACTGGAACGACAAGCCCATCACGCTGGACCAGATGCGCGCGCAGTTCAACGACGCGGGCAAGCAGAAGGACCAGCCGGAAATCCATCTGCGCGCCGAGCGCTCGACGCGCTACGAAGTGATCGCGCAGGTGATGGGCGCGGCGCAGCAGGCGGGTCTGGAACGGATCGGCTTCGTGACGGAGCCGCCGGGCGACGCCAAACCGGGCCAGCCGGCGCCTGCAGTCGGCGCATCGTCCGCGCAATAA
- a CDS encoding MotA/TolQ/ExbB proton channel family protein yields MADTGIIHYLQTSDAITHGVAYVLLAMSVASWCFLIVKSWILSRAKRQGPRAIVRFWQAPTLSDGVAALRLADREHIFSPLAEAALQASEVETPGVLLARVERSERVLRALRQALHRSQRRLEFGQVLLASVGSTAPFVGLLGTVWGIYHALGSIAQSGQAMIENVAGPVGEALIMTAFGLVVAIPAVLAYNVLGRMVRQLSEELDGFAHDLHAYVCAPAGDGPGNTPDNTRGGARGDHGERAPARTQA; encoded by the coding sequence ATGGCAGACACCGGCATCATCCACTACCTGCAAACCAGCGACGCCATCACGCATGGCGTCGCGTACGTACTGCTGGCGATGTCGGTTGCGAGCTGGTGTTTTCTGATCGTCAAAAGCTGGATACTGAGCCGCGCGAAGCGGCAAGGGCCGCGCGCCATCGTGCGCTTCTGGCAGGCGCCGACGCTGTCCGATGGCGTCGCGGCGCTGCGTCTCGCGGATCGCGAGCATATCTTTTCTCCGTTGGCGGAAGCGGCGCTGCAGGCATCGGAAGTCGAGACGCCGGGCGTGCTGCTCGCGCGCGTCGAACGCAGCGAACGCGTGCTGCGGGCGCTGCGCCAGGCGCTGCACCGCTCGCAGCGGCGGCTGGAATTCGGGCAGGTGCTGCTGGCGTCGGTGGGCAGCACGGCGCCGTTCGTCGGCTTGCTCGGCACGGTGTGGGGCATTTATCACGCGCTCGGCAGCATCGCGCAGAGCGGGCAGGCGATGATCGAGAACGTCGCGGGCCCCGTCGGCGAGGCGCTCATCATGACGGCGTTCGGCCTCGTCGTCGCGATTCCCGCCGTGCTCGCCTATAACGTGCTCGGGCGGATGGTGCGGCAGTTGTCGGAGGAACTCGACGGCTTTGCGCACGATCTGCACGCCTACGTCTGCGCGCCTGCGGGCGATGGACCCGGTAATACGCCCGACAACACGCGCGGCGGCGCGCGCGGCGATCACGGCGAACGGGCGCCCGCGCGGACGCAGGCATAG
- the dapB gene encoding 4-hydroxy-tetrahydrodipicolinate reductase, translated as MKIAIAGASGRMGRMLIETVLNDPEVTLSGALDRTGAPQLGQDAGAFLGKQTGVLMSDDIDAVLAQSDYLIDFTRPEGTLAHIDAALRTNTKLVIGTTGFDEAQKAQIRAAAEKIGIVFASNFSVGVNVTMKLLEFAAKHFSQGYDIEIIEAHHRHKVDAPSGTALTMGEVIANALGRKLEDCAVYAREGVTGERDPSTIGFSAIRGGDIVGDHTVLFAGIGERIEITHKSASRLSYAQGAVRAVRFLEGHPNGLFDMQDVLGLH; from the coding sequence ATGAAAATTGCCATCGCGGGCGCGTCGGGCCGCATGGGCCGGATGCTCATCGAAACCGTCCTCAACGATCCTGAAGTCACGCTGTCGGGTGCGCTCGACCGCACGGGCGCGCCGCAACTCGGCCAGGACGCGGGCGCGTTCCTCGGCAAGCAGACGGGCGTACTGATGTCGGACGATATCGACGCCGTGCTCGCACAATCCGACTATCTGATCGACTTCACGCGCCCCGAGGGTACGCTCGCGCACATCGACGCGGCGTTGCGCACGAACACGAAGCTCGTGATCGGCACGACGGGCTTCGACGAAGCACAGAAGGCGCAGATTCGCGCTGCGGCGGAAAAAATCGGCATCGTGTTCGCGTCGAACTTCAGCGTCGGCGTGAACGTGACGATGAAGCTGCTCGAATTCGCCGCCAAGCATTTCTCGCAAGGCTACGACATCGAAATCATCGAGGCGCATCACCGTCACAAGGTCGACGCGCCGTCGGGCACGGCGCTGACGATGGGCGAAGTGATCGCCAACGCGCTTGGCCGCAAGCTCGAAGATTGCGCCGTCTACGCACGCGAAGGCGTGACGGGCGAACGCGATCCGTCCACCATCGGTTTTTCGGCGATTCGTGGCGGCGATATCGTCGGCGACCATACGGTGCTGTTTGCGGGCATCGGCGAGCGCATCGAAATTACGCACAAATCGGCGAGCCGTCTGTCGTACGCGCAAGGCGCGGTGCGCGCGGTTCGCTTCCTCGAAGGCCACCCGAACGGCCTGTTCGACATGCAGGACGTGCTCGGCTTGCACTAA
- a CDS encoding outer membrane protein assembly factor BamE — MIPKALLINRGSRIRRTLIVAAAVAVLAGCSTYDSLTQRVAQSITPYRITVVQGNFVSKEAAAQMQVGMSRAQVRQILGTPLLADMFHADRWDYVFYFKRGSTAVVQQRDFIVNFTGDRVASWSGGEDLPSNLELLAEIDGDRTGKKVKVAPVVASSTAEASAAAAAAAPAPAPVAVPDTVRSATSDAAQAGNLPAVDANAQAAQAANRATNAVQSPAPGTTPSVRANTPQSNGGVPQNSTEPGQPQFRFTRPPPPQMQGVPSDNPVGPTGPTGPESNNGQSKDAPAKSSQSSAQSGTGTGG, encoded by the coding sequence TACGGCGTACCTTGATCGTCGCGGCGGCGGTGGCGGTTCTTGCTGGATGTTCCACGTATGACAGCCTGACTCAGCGTGTTGCCCAAAGCATCACGCCGTACCGCATTACCGTGGTTCAAGGTAACTTCGTCTCGAAGGAAGCGGCCGCGCAAATGCAGGTCGGCATGTCGCGCGCCCAGGTCCGGCAAATACTTGGCACGCCGCTTCTGGCAGATATGTTCCACGCGGACCGCTGGGACTACGTCTTCTATTTCAAGCGCGGCTCGACGGCAGTCGTCCAGCAGCGCGATTTCATCGTGAACTTCACGGGTGATCGCGTCGCGAGCTGGTCGGGCGGCGAAGATCTGCCGTCCAACCTCGAACTGCTCGCCGAAATCGACGGCGATCGTACAGGCAAGAAAGTGAAGGTTGCGCCTGTGGTCGCCAGTTCGACGGCCGAGGCGAGCGCGGCGGCTGCAGCGGCTGCGCCTGCGCCTGCGCCCGTCGCCGTGCCCGACACCGTGCGCTCGGCGACTTCCGATGCCGCGCAGGCCGGCAATCTGCCCGCTGTCGACGCGAACGCGCAGGCCGCGCAGGCTGCGAACCGCGCGACCAACGCGGTTCAGTCGCCCGCGCCTGGCACGACGCCGTCGGTGCGCGCGAACACGCCGCAGTCGAATGGTGGCGTGCCGCAGAACTCCACCGAGCCGGGCCAGCCGCAGTTCCGCTTCACGCGTCCGCCGCCTCCGCAGATGCAGGGCGTACCGAGCGACAACCCGGTCGGCCCGACGGGCCCAACGGGTCCGGAAAGCAACAACGGCCAGTCGAAAGACGCGCCCGCGAAGTCGTCGCAATCTTCCGCACAATCGGGCACGGGAACGGGCGGCTGA